From a region of the Corallococcus coralloides DSM 2259 genome:
- a CDS encoding FAS1-like dehydratase domain-containing protein, with protein sequence MALDPKFVGRAYGPFTYEIGREKLREFSLILGGSVPSAGTFGEPPEHVSPLLYSQEAAQAGPYGDVIAFPSFAVVFAIRPFSAAIADPELGVDRVRLVHGEQELEFLGVMRPGDVLTTTGSITELYRKAGMDFLVVTTETRNAKGEPVVRGVWTAVIRPA encoded by the coding sequence ATGGCCCTGGACCCCAAGTTCGTCGGCCGTGCGTACGGCCCCTTCACCTATGAGATTGGCCGGGAGAAGCTGCGCGAGTTCTCCCTCATCCTCGGCGGCTCCGTGCCCTCCGCGGGCACCTTCGGCGAGCCCCCGGAGCACGTCAGCCCCCTGCTCTACTCGCAGGAGGCGGCCCAGGCGGGCCCGTACGGCGACGTCATCGCCTTCCCCAGCTTCGCGGTGGTGTTCGCCATCCGCCCCTTCAGCGCCGCCATCGCGGATCCGGAGCTGGGCGTGGACCGCGTGCGGCTGGTGCACGGGGAGCAGGAGCTGGAGTTCCTGGGCGTGATGCGCCCCGGGGACGTGCTCACCACCACGGGCTCCATCACGGAGCTGTACCGCAAGGCCGGGATGGACTTCCTCGTCGTCACCACGGAGACGCGCAACGCGAAGGGCGAGCCCGTGGTGCGCGGCGTCTGGACGGCCGTCATCCGCCCCGCGTGA